A genomic segment from Spirochaetaceae bacterium encodes:
- the yedF gene encoding sulfurtransferase-like selenium metabolism protein YedF — protein MKTLDVRGMQCPKPIILTKQALQDSHQLHILIDDVIVRRNVSSFLTENNYTFTNDNGNIMVSDKTLSSDGAKEQAGLSPIVVIGSEELGLGDSELGKTLMSAFLTSLKELVPLPTSLYLYNGGALLVKNAATKNQLSELQELGVNIQICGACVNFYNLTNAVEPFGTTNMLTIVQAMASRKVLKP, from the coding sequence ATGAAAACCTTAGATGTACGTGGTATGCAGTGCCCTAAACCGATTATCTTAACCAAACAAGCTTTACAAGATAGCCATCAGTTACATATTTTAATTGATGATGTTATTGTTCGCCGTAACGTAAGCAGCTTTTTAACCGAAAATAACTATACCTTTACTAATGATAATGGCAATATTATGGTAAGTGATAAAACTTTAAGCAGTGATGGCGCCAAAGAACAAGCAGGACTTAGCCCCATTGTTGTTATTGGCAGCGAAGAACTGGGGTTGGGCGATAGTGAGCTGGGTAAAACCCTGATGAGCGCCTTTTTAACCAGCTTAAAAGAGTTAGTGCCTTTACCAACCAGTTTATATCTTTATAATGGCGGGGCTTTATTAGTAAAAAATGCAGCAACTAAAAATCAGTTAAGTGAGCTGCAAGAACTTGGTGTAAATATCCAAATTTGTGGGGCTTGCGTTAATTTTTACAATCTTACTAACGCGGTAGAGCCCTTTGGCACTACCAATATGCTGACTATTGTGCAAGCTATGGCTAGCCGTAAAGTATTAAAACCTTAA